Proteins found in one Zea mays cultivar B73 chromosome 1, Zm-B73-REFERENCE-NAM-5.0, whole genome shotgun sequence genomic segment:
- the LOC100274577 gene encoding Desiccation-related protein PCC13-62-like precursor, with translation MAPSHAHSRSVPLLLLVIGVCCCCSGASSPVVGRLDDDPTCPREPTAAVAAVSSAESSYVEPRRCQPPAPHIAVAVFPYDVDPMQFALNLEYTEAEFFLHGAYGVGLDHLAPRLALGGPPPVGARKANLDEVTRRIVAEFGLQEVGHIRAIQRTVGGIPRPLIDLSAHNFARVMDEAFGTRLDPPFDPYVNSLNFLLASYVIPYLGINGYVGTNPIVDGYQTKKLLAGLLGVEAAQDAVFRARLFERLGEAVPPYGNITVAEFTDRVSALRNRLGRCGVKDEGLTVPRRLGAEGAICTNVLSADRDSLSYARTPAELLSILYLTGDERVPGGFYPEGANGRIARSFLGKPHGN, from the exons ATGGCACCCTCGCATGCCCACTCTCGCTCCGTGCCGCTCCTCCTCCTCGTGATAGGAGTTTGTTGCTGCTGCAGTGGAGCATCATCGCCCGTCGTCGGTCGTCTCGACGACGACCCGACCTGTCCTCGGGAGCCGACGGCGGCGGTGGCAGCCGTGTCGTCAGCTGAGTCTAGCTACGTCGAGCCACGCCGGTGCCAGCCGCCGGCGCCGCACATCGCGGTGGCCGTGTTCCCCTACGACGTCGACCCGATGCAGTTCGCGCTGAACCTGGAGTACACCGAGGCCGAGTTCTTCCTGCACGGCGCGTACGGCGTGGGGCTCGACCACCTCGCGCCGAGGCTGGCGCTGGGCGGCCCGCCTCCGGTGGGCGCCCGGAAGGCCAACCTCGACGAGGTGACGAGGCGCATCGTCGCGGAGTTTGGCCTGCAGGAAGTTGGCCACATCAG GGCTATCCAGCGCACGGTCGGCGGGATTCCTCGGCCGTTGATAGACCTCAGCGCCCACAACTTCGCTAGGGTGATGGACGAGGCGTTCGGGACCCGCCTGGACCCTCCCTTCGATCCCTACGTCAACAGCCTCAACTTCCTGCTGGCCTCGTACGTCATCCCCTACCTCGGCATCAACGGCTACGTCGGCACCAACCCCATCGTCGACGGCTACCAGACAAAGAAG CTTCTGGCAGGGCTGCTGGGGGTGGAGGCGGCGCAGGACGCGGTGTTCCGGGCACGCCTCTTCGAGCGCCTCGGCGAGGCCGTGCCACCGTACGGGAACATCACGGTGGCCGAGTTCACGGACCGCGTGTCGGCGCTGCGCAACCGGCTGGGGCGGTGCGGGGTCAAGGACGAGGGGCTCACGGTGCCCCGCCGGCTCGGCGCCGAGGGCGCCATCTGCACCAACGTGCTCTCCGCGGACAGGGACTCGCTCTCCTACGCCCGGACGCCCGCCGAGCTGCTCAGCATCCTCTACCTCACCGGCGACGAGCGCGTGCCCGGCGGGTTCTATCCGGAGGGTGCCAACGGGAGGATCGCCAGGTCCTTTC